The Bacillus sp. NEB1478 genome contains the following window.
TGTTGTTGTAAATTTAATCAATACGAATGGCGACAAAGCTGGGGAAGCCACGTTAACTCAAACAGCTGATGGGGTTAAAATTGGAGTGAACGCCACTGGTGTAAAACCGGGGAAACACGGCATACATTTTCATGAAAAAGCCATATGTACCCCTCCGGATTTTAAATCTTCTGGAAGTCATTTTAACGTAACGAATAAACAGCATGGTTTTTTAAATCCAAAAGGGCCACATGTCGGCGATATTGAGAATATAACAGCCAACAAAAGCGGTGTCATACATGGAGAAGTAATCTCTGCAATGGTAACGCTTGAAGCAGGTAAGTCGAATTCACTTTACAACAACGGCGGTACCGCACTTGTGATACACGATCAAGAAGATGATTACAAAACAGATCCTGCAGGGAATTCTGGAGACAGAGTACTCTGTGGAGTTATTAAGAAATAAAAAAGACGCTGGCGCGATGTCAATCTATGACATTTTAGCCAGCTTTTTTTATTTCACTTACCTGCTTATAAAGCCCGCCGTTTTATATGCGAAAGCTGTTTGCAGCAGTAATCTTACCAAGTTGTAAAATATATCCTCGAACAAAAAACCTATCTTGTAGTTTAAACAAAACTTTCAGTGGGAAAGTACCCAAATGAGACATCATTTATATTACGTATTAAAAAGGAGGAAGAAAATGTACGATTACAACACAGTAACAGATTCTTGGATGGCATACCTCGGTAGATTACCTGATTTATTACTCGCAATTCTTGTCCTCTTAATTGGGTGGCTAATCGCCTCGCTAGTTGCAAAAGCGGTAAAAAGTGCACTTCATAAAACTGACTTTGACAATAAGATAGCACGATGGATGAGACCAGATACAGACCAAGACAGGATCGAACAGAGATCCACTAAATATTCACCGGAAGAGATCGTAAGTAAAGTGGTGTTCTGGATCTTAATGGCTGTTGCCATTGTAATGTTCTTGAATATGCTTAGTCTTCCTTATGTTGCACAGCCCCTTTCAAATGCACTGGGAGTTATCGCTGCTGCAATTCCAAATATTTTAAAAGCTGTACTTATTGCAGCTGTAGCTTGGCTGATCGCATCAGTACTAGCTATGTTGATCAGAAAAGTAGGACGTAATAAGGGCTTTCAAAGCTTGTTGTATCGTTTTAGATTAACGAGTAATCAAGTTCATGCTGATAAAGCAGTTCAATCTGCTGCAAAAGCAGTATTTTATCTGACGCTATTACTTTTCTTGCCTGCTGTTCTTTCGGCATTAGGCATCGACGCAATCTCTAAGCCACTTGAAGGGATGCTAAATGGATTCTTTGCCTTTATCCCGAAACTTCTTGGCGCAGCTATTATTCTATTTGTAGGATGGCTTGTGGCGAAGATTGTAAAAGAGATTCTCGTAAACTTCTTGCAGAGTATTGGAACAGATCGACTTGCTTCAAAATTAGGTGCGGAAAGAGCGCTTGATAAGACATCGCTTTCACAATTAATCGGTACAATTGTTTATGTGTTCATCCTAATACCGGTTGTGATTTCGGCTCTTGAAACATTAGACATACATGGGATTTCAGGGCCTGCTGTAGGAATGCTGGGCCGTATTATGGATATGATTCCGAACATTATCGTTGCGATTATCCTTGTTGCAGCAGGATTATGGGTCGGAAAATGGGTAAAGCATGCAGTTACTTCATTATTAGAACGTATTGGGTTTAACGGTATTTTTTATAAAATGGGACTCGGTTCTCTTCATAAGAGCAGCCAAACCCTAACCATTTCAGAAATAATTGGTTACGCAGCTCAAGTTGTTGTAGTTCTGTTGTTTACGATTGAAGCATTACACCTCGTGAATCTTGAAAGTTTAGTAAGTATATTAACAGTCGTTCTAGCATATATCCCGATGGTGTTAACTGCTGTTCTGATTTTAGGGATTGGATTTTACGCAGGGGATCTAGTAAAACGTGTTGTAATGAGCATGGTAAAACAAGAAACAGAAAGCAAACTATTAGGCAATATCGCAAAATATACAATTATTACGTTAGCTTTCTTCATGGCACTTGATCAGTTAGGTGTTGCAAAAACAATTGTAAATGCTGCGTTCATCTTAGTATTAGGCGGGTTTACAATTGCTTTCGGTCTAGCCTTTGGACTAGGCGGCAGAGAAACAGCTGCACGAACACTGAATAAATTGAGCAGAAGAATGGAACAGACGACGATTCAGAGCCCTGATCCCGCTGAATGGAAGGATAAAACAAAACTAGCGGACTTCAGTACGGGGCGTTCGAAGGAACAAAGTTCTAAAGAATCAACATCTGATCTTGATTTAGACAAACCACATACGATTGCTCGTGACCGACAATTTAATCATCTTAATAAACCAAGCGAAGAGTTTGGCATAAATGATCAAGATGATCCTAAACGAAACGATTATTAAAAAAATAGGCTCTGTTAAACATCGCTGTTGAAATGGCAAAAAAAATCTGCGACACTCCATCGGAAAAGCGGGCTGCCGAGACCCCGCAGGAGGTACGACGAGAAGGCTTGGCGGTTCGTCCGCGGAAAGGGAATGGATTTTCTGACTTCCAGGGATTATCAACACTATCAATTAACAGAGCAAAAAAATAAGAAAAAGAATAATGGGCTTTGAACAAGTCCATTATTCTTTTTTCTGTTTATCTTTCTCGATGTATAGAAAGAATTAATCAAGGAAAAGGTGATAAAAAACAGGAGAGGATTATGAATGATGCTGCAAGCTGCCTTATGGGGAGGAATAGCCGGATCTGCTGTACTGCTCGGATCATTTACAGGGATCGCCTTCCGGATTCCAAGAAAATGGACGGCTTGGATTATGGCTTTTGGTACAGGGATATTGATTGGTGCTGTATCTTTTGAACTTTTATTAGAAGCAGTTAAGCAAAGTGACTTAAAAGTAACATCGACAGGGTTTATACTAGGTGCGGCCGTGTTTACTATCATTAACGCAATCCTCGCTAAAAAAGGCGGGCACGAAAGAAAAAAATCGACCTCAAAAAAAACAAAAAGTGCAGGAGTCGCTATATTCTTCGGTACACTATTAGACGCAATACCAGAATCCATTTTAATTGGAGCGAGCTTAATCGACCAAAGTGAGGTAAGCTGGCTGCTGGTTATTGCCATCTTTTTAAGCAATTTTCCGGAAGGTCTATCAAGTTCAATTGGTTTATTAAAAGAAGGCTTCTCAAAACAAAAGATTATAGGAATGTGGATTGCTGTCTTTATTTTATCAACGATAGCAGCAGCACTCGGTTTTCTGTTTTTAGAACAGGCTTCTGATTCTTTTCTTTCCATGATTGGCGCATTTGCAGGTGGAGGAATCATGGCAATGGTTTCCTCAACCATGCTGCCAGAGGCACATGAGGATGCAGGCGCAGCCGTAGGATTGATTACTTCATTGGGCTTATTAAGCTCATTAGTGCTTACTCATTTTTCTTAAATGGGTAAAGCAAAAAAAGAGGGGTCTGTCCCGGGACAGACCCGGGTCAGACCCCTTCTTTATAGAGAACAAAAAACCCAAAAGATACCTCGGTATCTTTTGGGTTTTTATCTTACTTACTAGGGCAGATGAATCGTTTTTATATGCTGTACATTAATAAAAACGGTTTCATTTCTGCCGACTGTCAATTGAATTTGATTGTTTTCAATTTTAACTAGTTTACCGATTCGATTTGAATCTTTGCCTAGATCAAAGATGACAAGCTTTCCTTCATATTTTTTGCACTGTTCTGTGAAAGTTCTCGCCATTGGAACATGAAAGGGAAGCAGTGGCAATTCCTCATTCGAGAGGTCATAGGGCCGTTCACTGTCTTCATAGGGGGTGAGCCATTTTAAGTGGTGCAGTGGAATCAGCATCATTTTGTAAACAGGCGAGTAAAAAATGAAATAATCATTCAAAATATTTGTGATATAGCCATGAATGGATAGATTGCTTGTGATAAATATCTCTGAAAACAAGCCCTTTGCATTCATTAAGACTTTTCTTAGAGATAAGGTTTCTTCATCGGAAGCAATCGGTATACTGTCCGGTCTGCTAATCTCCATCTCAATATCATAACAATGATTGATAGATTGAATGTGTAGTTTAGGCAAATATATATATCTTTCACCATTAAACAGCACAACAATATCAGAACCATAATCAATGAGCATGCCTGTAATCGCTTTACTTCCTTTATTACCGCTGACGGAAAGCTTGACTGTCTTTCCTATTAATTGATTAAAAATACTCAAAAACTATCCTCCTTAAGACTGGAATATCCATTGTGTCCAAAAATATAAGCTTATTAAACTGATGATTAATCCAATCGGAATTACAAAAATGGTTGCTTTAAAATAAGTTTTCCAGCTGATTGGAACTCCATTCTCTCTTAGAATGTATATCCATAGCATGGTGGCTAATGTTCCAATCGGTGTTAATAGTGCACCGATATCGCTGCCTAAAATCGTAGCTAAATACGAAACTTGCAACAGATGAGGATCTAAATTCATCTCTGTAAGTGTTAGCGTTCCAACCATAATGGCAGGCAGATTATTGAATATATTCGACATGACCGTCAGCAAAGTACCCATCGTAACAATAGCAGCCATATTTCCAAAATGAATAAAATCAGTTAAATACTTCACGATTAAAGAAGTAAGCCCGATATTTTGTAATCCGAAAATCAGAACATACATACTAAAAGCAAAAAGCAAAATATGCCAAGGTGTGTTCTTGATCACATCAAGAACACCGACTTGTGTTCTATACCAGCGAACGAAAATTAAGGTGACTGCACCGACAATGGCGACCCATTCCATAGGAATGCCAAACGGTGCCAAGATAAAGAATGTTAATCTTGTTACGATCACAATGATGATACAGACTTTAAACATCCACCAATCTACTTTTAAACGTTTTTGGACGGATAATGGATGTGGAATAACCCGGGAGGATTTTTGATAGTTCATTTCGGTGAAATATGCTGGCGGCAATTTCTTTGGAATGGCTTTTTTGAAATACAGGAACAGAAGTGTAACGATTACGATAATACCAATCATAGCCGGTACGAACATGAGCGTGACGTAACTGTTAATATCGAGCCCAACAATTTTTAGTGCTATTAGATTTGCAATGTTACTTATGGCGATTGGTGCACTTGAAGCAGTAGCAGTAATGGCTCCCGGAAGTAAAAATGCTATTTTTTGATGTGGTTTTAATTGGAGCATATTCAGTGTTTTGATGATAATTGGTGTTGTTATGAGGATACTTCCGTCATTGTTAAAAAATAATGTCATCAAATAGCACAATAGATTGATATATAGAAAAAGAATTACACCAGAGTTCTTTGTCCGTTTTACAAGATTATAAGCCACAAAATTGAAAAAACCGATGCTTTCTAACACGATGGACATTACGATCGTGGATAATATGGTAATAGCAGCGCCACTGACCATATGGAAAATATTGAATAAGTCAGAAACTTGTACAATTCCTAAAAAAACAAATAAAAAGGCGCCTATACTTGTGGGAATAGTTTCGTTTAGGCGCCATGGATTCCATACAATGAAGAAAATCGTCAGTGCGAAAATCGTTATTGTGAGTATAATTTGAAGATCATGCATTAGGATTTGCCTCTTTTTGCAGCACAGGGACAGATGGGATGTAAATATATTGATCTGGAGTTTGTATGCTTGGTTGGCGTTGAGGCTCATCTGGTTTTATGATCAAATAAAGTAGAAACCCTTGTGAAATCATGAATAACGTAAAAAACAATCTTTTACCTCCTTGCCTGTAACAAAGCATGTAATGTCCTGTTTTTTAGAAAAAACAGGACATTACTTTCTTATTACAGTTTGAACCAGCCTTTTTGATCCAGGTCAGACAAACTACCTGGAACTTCTTCGTTCCATTTTTCTTTCTTTTTCTTTTTCTTCTGTTTTTTCCAATGCTCAGATGAAGAAGATGAAGATGAAGAAGAAGATGATGACTCGTGCTTATGACAAGAAGATTCTTTCTTGTGACTTGACTCACATTTTGGATTACTTGATGATGATTCGTGGCAAGATTTATCTTTTTTGCGGTGAGAAGATTCTTTTTTCTTATCCTTGCTAGAAGATTCCTTCTTACAGTGGCTGCTGCTTTCTTCATGACATCCGCCAACTTGGCTGAAGCTCTTAATATGGAAGATTGAGATAAAAATCACTTCATCTCCTCTAATTACTTCAATCGTGTTGCAGTTTACTGCTACAAGAACGCCTTCTACGCTTTCTGGACCAGAACGATTAACTTTTACCTTGTGGTTGATAAAGTGCCTCAACACATCGCAGAACGTATCTCTTGAGACTTTCTTAGGATTATTCCAGCAGCAAATATGATCGGCTTCAATGACAATGGCTTTTACGTGGACCAGCTGATAAAAAATGATTTCTTTATCATTTCCTCTTCCTTTGCCTTTGCCTTTACCTTTGCCTTTTCCATCGTTTGTTTCAATTGCGATGAAGTCTTGGCCTACGCAGACTAATCTGCCTACTCGAGATTCTGGACCTCCTACATTTACCCTGATCGTTTGACCCAGTAAGTTTTTTAACTCTCCAAATGAGAGAGTATTTTTTGATTTATTTCTCTTCAAAATATTTCCTCCTGATGATGATTTTGACTACTCTTGTCCATGCATTATATGTATCATGCTAGTGAAGAGGCATAGGCAACGAGTCTAAATTTTATAAAATGGTCAAACGTGGATTTTTTTCTCTCCTTTAAGTTTATGAAACGTAACTTTTAGTTCACCCGAGAGCTTTTCTATGTATATAATAGTTTGAAAAGTAAAAATCGGGAGGCGATTATGATGGGAAAACGGTTTGTTTATGAAACATTTCAATCAAACTTACATAATCGTCTTTATTTTGGAAGAACAGATGGCTATTCATTGTCATTTGTTCTTTTTTTTTACATTTGAGTCGCCAAGTTTTCTTTACGATAGGGAGGAAAAAGGATGCGTTATAGACGGGTACTAATAAAATTAAGCGGCGGGGCTATGGCAGGAAATCAAGGCACAGGATTTGACCATCTTTCTCTAAATCATATTGCTAAAGAAGTCTCGAAAGTGATTGCTCAAGGTATTGAAGTAGCGATTGTTGTTGGAGGAGGCAATATTTTCAGAGGGAATTTAGCTGAGTATTGGGGTATCGAAAGAGTTGAAGCGGATCAGATCGGTACACTTGGCACCGTCATTAACAGTTTGATGCTAAGAGGTGTACTTAAAAGTAAATTAAACAAGGAAGTCAGAGTCATGAGTTCAGTGCCAATAAGTGCTGTAGCTGAACCATATATCAGATTGCGGGCAGTGCACCATTTGAACAAAGGCTATGTTGTTATTTTTGCAGGAGGTAATGGCCAGCCCTACGTAACGACTGACTATCCGGCTGTACAAAGGGCTCTCGAGATGAATTGTGACGCGATTTTATGTGCAAAACAAGGTGTAGATGGGGTTTACGACAGTGATCCAAACCATTTTAAAGAAGCTCGGAAGTATGCAACTCTCCATTATGATGAGGCGATACGAAATAATTTAAAAGTTATGGATCAATCGGCGCTTATTCTAGCGAGAGATCATGGTCTGCCGATTCATTTGTTTGATTTTAATCAAGAAGGAGCATTTTATAAAATCTGCAATGGGGAAGATATAGGGACGTTTATTAGTCATAATATTGAAACGGCACTTGTTTAAGGGGAAGCATTCCGGAAAAGATCCGGAATGCTTTTTTGTATATTTTGCCATACCTAACCTCATATTAAAGAAAGAATAGAGGTGGTGAAAATCATGATGAACTGGCTTAAAAAGAAACCTAAAAAGCAAACCCCGACAGTGGATTTATCCGATAACACGTACAATTCTATAGTGGAATTGATTGATCATGCGAAGGATTCAGCTGATTTTATTCATTATCCTCAAAAAACGGTCTATCACAATGTATTCATTTCTTATTACAAAGCCATGATAGATGGTGAGTTACTCCATCGTGATATTTTGCCTTACATCATTCACAGTAAAGAATTTAAGTCACTAAAAGACTTAAAAGATATATTACCGATTGAAAGTGTAACGATTACTAATGATATTAAGGAAATACAGAATAAACTTTTAAGAGGATTTATCGTCATTCAATTCAATGAATATGATGAAGAATGTGCGATTATCCGTGCGGAAAATTTTGCGACAAACCGACCTGTCTCGGTTTCAGAGATTGAGTTCTCGGTTATCGGACCGAAAGAGGCATTTATTGAAAACTTAGACAGCAATTTATATCTAATAAGAAGAAGGCTGCCTGTACCTCAACTGGTATTTAAGGAAATTGTTATCGGAAAATACTCGAAAACACGTATTATCATTGCTTATATACAAGATGTAGCAGATCAGGAAAACATCAACACAGTTACTCAAAGAATTAAAGATATAGAATTTGAAGTAATATCAGATAGCTCCTTGCTAGAACAAATCATATCAGACAACTCAAAATCGGTATTCCCGCAGCTGGTGTCAACCGAAAGACCAGACAGGGTAGTAGCCATGCTGAACTATGGCCAGATTGCTATTCTATCAGAAGGCTCTCCACAAGCGTTATTAGGTCCGACGAGTATAACTGAATATTTTTCTTCGCCTGAAGATTATTACTTGTCATGGGTATTAGGATCATTGTTTCGTTTTATCCGGTTTATTTCAGTCATTTTTTCAACGTTTGCGACACCAATCTACGTGGCTGTCTTAACTTTTCATTATCAAATGATTCCGAAAGATCTGCTTGCACCTTTAATTTCATCCCGGGCGAACATCCCTTTTCCCCCGGTATTAGAGGTGATGTTTTTGGAATTAACGATCGAGCTTCTTCGTGAGGCAGGTGCCCGGTTACCAACAAAAGTAGGACAAACACTTGGTATTGTAGGCGGTATTGTAATTGGACAGGCATCGGTTGCAGCCGGGCTGACGAGTAATATCTTATTGATCGTCGTAGCGTTATCAGCACTTGCTTCTTTTACAACACCGGTTTATAAAATGGCGAATACGATACGGATTTTACGCTTTCCTTTTATTTTCTTTGCCGCATTGTGGGGAGGAGTTGGA
Protein-coding sequences here:
- a CDS encoding DUF2642 domain-containing protein → MSIFNQLIGKTVKLSVSGNKGSKAITGMLIDYGSDIVVLFNGERYIYLPKLHIQSINHCYDIEMEISRPDSIPIASDEETLSLRKVLMNAKGLFSEIFITSNLSIHGYITNILNDYFIFYSPVYKMMLIPLHHLKWLTPYEDSERPYDLSNEELPLLPFHVPMARTFTEQCKKYEGKLVIFDLGKDSNRIGKLVKIENNQIQLTVGRNETVFINVQHIKTIHLP
- a CDS encoding ZIP family metal transporter, which gives rise to MLQAALWGGIAGSAVLLGSFTGIAFRIPRKWTAWIMAFGTGILIGAVSFELLLEAVKQSDLKVTSTGFILGAAVFTIINAILAKKGGHERKKSTSKKTKSAGVAIFFGTLLDAIPESILIGASLIDQSEVSWLLVIAIFLSNFPEGLSSSIGLLKEGFSKQKIIGMWIAVFILSTIAAALGFLFLEQASDSFLSMIGAFAGGGIMAMVSSTMLPEAHEDAGAAVGLITSLGLLSSLVLTHFS
- a CDS encoding arsenic transporter, with translation MHDLQIILTITIFALTIFFIVWNPWRLNETIPTSIGAFLFVFLGIVQVSDLFNIFHMVSGAAITILSTIVMSIVLESIGFFNFVAYNLVKRTKNSGVILFLYINLLCYLMTLFFNNDGSILITTPIIIKTLNMLQLKPHQKIAFLLPGAITATASSAPIAISNIANLIALKIVGLDINSYVTLMFVPAMIGIIVIVTLLFLYFKKAIPKKLPPAYFTEMNYQKSSRVIPHPLSVQKRLKVDWWMFKVCIIIVIVTRLTFFILAPFGIPMEWVAIVGAVTLIFVRWYRTQVGVLDVIKNTPWHILLFAFSMYVLIFGLQNIGLTSLIVKYLTDFIHFGNMAAIVTMGTLLTVMSNIFNNLPAIMVGTLTLTEMNLDPHLLQVSYLATILGSDIGALLTPIGTLATMLWIYILRENGVPISWKTYFKATIFVIPIGLIISLISLYFWTQWIFQS
- the pyrH gene encoding UMP kinase, with protein sequence MRYRRVLIKLSGGAMAGNQGTGFDHLSLNHIAKEVSKVIAQGIEVAIVVGGGNIFRGNLAEYWGIERVEADQIGTLGTVINSLMLRGVLKSKLNKEVRVMSSVPISAVAEPYIRLRAVHHLNKGYVVIFAGGNGQPYVTTDYPAVQRALEMNCDAILCAKQGVDGVYDSDPNHFKEARKYATLHYDEAIRNNLKVMDQSALILARDHGLPIHLFDFNQEGAFYKICNGEDIGTFISHNIETALV
- a CDS encoding superoxide dismutase family protein, which codes for MKKWLHIIFIILLALALSACGNKSKHKDHEMKESKAASSKARTGTVVVNLINTNGDKAGEATLTQTADGVKIGVNATGVKPGKHGIHFHEKAICTPPDFKSSGSHFNVTNKQHGFLNPKGPHVGDIENITANKSGVIHGEVISAMVTLEAGKSNSLYNNGGTALVIHDQEDDYKTDPAGNSGDRVLCGVIKK
- a CDS encoding mechanosensitive ion channel; the encoded protein is MYDYNTVTDSWMAYLGRLPDLLLAILVLLIGWLIASLVAKAVKSALHKTDFDNKIARWMRPDTDQDRIEQRSTKYSPEEIVSKVVFWILMAVAIVMFLNMLSLPYVAQPLSNALGVIAAAIPNILKAVLIAAVAWLIASVLAMLIRKVGRNKGFQSLLYRFRLTSNQVHADKAVQSAAKAVFYLTLLLFLPAVLSALGIDAISKPLEGMLNGFFAFIPKLLGAAIILFVGWLVAKIVKEILVNFLQSIGTDRLASKLGAERALDKTSLSQLIGTIVYVFILIPVVISALETLDIHGISGPAVGMLGRIMDMIPNIIVAIILVAAGLWVGKWVKHAVTSLLERIGFNGIFYKMGLGSLHKSSQTLTISEIIGYAAQVVVVLLFTIEALHLVNLESLVSILTVVLAYIPMVLTAVLILGIGFYAGDLVKRVVMSMVKQETESKLLGNIAKYTIITLAFFMALDQLGVAKTIVNAAFILVLGGFTIAFGLAFGLGGRETAARTLNKLSRRMEQTTIQSPDPAEWKDKTKLADFSTGRSKEQSSKESTSDLDLDKPHTIARDRQFNHLNKPSEEFGINDQDDPKRNDY
- a CDS encoding spore germination protein; translation: MMNWLKKKPKKQTPTVDLSDNTYNSIVELIDHAKDSADFIHYPQKTVYHNVFISYYKAMIDGELLHRDILPYIIHSKEFKSLKDLKDILPIESVTITNDIKEIQNKLLRGFIVIQFNEYDEECAIIRAENFATNRPVSVSEIEFSVIGPKEAFIENLDSNLYLIRRRLPVPQLVFKEIVIGKYSKTRIIIAYIQDVADQENINTVTQRIKDIEFEVISDSSLLEQIISDNSKSVFPQLVSTERPDRVVAMLNYGQIAILSEGSPQALLGPTSITEYFSSPEDYYLSWVLGSLFRFIRFISVIFSTFATPIYVAVLTFHYQMIPKDLLAPLISSRANIPFPPVLEVMFLELTIELLREAGARLPTKVGQTLGIVGGIVIGQASVAAGLTSNILLIVVALSALASFTTPVYKMANTIRILRFPFIFFAALWGGVGIILALSFVLVHLLRLESLGRPYLTPIYPPRILDMTDSIFRFPYNRELKRPNGLKTSLPSPKKLKETRLKKDIDE